Proteins encoded in a region of the Flavobacteriaceae bacterium HL-DH10 genome:
- a CDS encoding phosphoenolpyruvate carboxylase → MSVEPKLTRFKQSVLSKYQIYNSIFMTLPFDTITKTGVLLPLFHETCKKGFANGDDPTTIVDTFFRKYQGRRSKESQINLLFRFIQYIERQVVLFDAVEDAAFPTVNNMEGIGTLRNLKETASSENKLEELKSYLEEFKVRIVLTAHPTQFYPGTVLGIITDLTAAIKNNDLSGINDLFAQLGKTPFFKHEKPTPYDEAKSLIWYLENVFYQSFGEIYNYIQQNIYDDSKKHNEIINIGFWPGGDRDGNPFVKPDTTIKVANKLKQAILKKYYSDLKNLRRKLTFRGVEERIIRLETIMYNYSVNLNTPETITAKELLTELLSIRNLIVEKHQSLYVSEINNLINRIHLFGFNFATLDIRQDSRIHHSVFTTVIDQLIEKGAKSFPKNYHDLSEDEQIKILSEVSDETIDIDAFEDEMVFNTLKTIEAIKAIQKTNGERGANRYIISNNQTALNVMQLFAMLKMVAFKENLTVDVAPLFETITDLENAPMVMEQLYTNPAYKAHLKSRGNKQTIMLGFSDGTKDGGYLMANWGIYKAKELLTEMSRKYDITAIFFDGRGGPPARGGGKTHQFYSSLGPTIEDKEVQLTIQGQTISSNFGTLDSSQYNLEQLISSGMFNRIGKDKHLMTKEDKVVMNDLAETSYEAYKNFKSHDMFIPYLERMSTLKYYAKTNIGSRPSKRGSSDKLIFSDLRAIPFVGSWSQLKQNVPGFFGVGTALKKYEDKGEFYKVEQLYKNSKFFKTLLENSMMSLTKSFFDLTKYMSEDEEFGDFWNIIYAEYNTTKSLLLKLTGYKELMENEPSGKASIEVRESIVLPLLTIQQYALKKIQELIKSGVKDEEQLKIYEKIVTRSLFGNINASRNSA, encoded by the coding sequence ATGTCAGTAGAGCCAAAATTAACACGATTTAAACAAAGCGTTTTGTCAAAATACCAAATATACAATAGTATATTTATGACCTTACCCTTTGATACTATTACAAAAACAGGAGTGCTTCTTCCTTTATTTCACGAAACTTGTAAAAAAGGATTTGCAAATGGAGACGACCCTACAACTATAGTAGATACTTTTTTTAGAAAATATCAAGGAAGACGCTCTAAAGAAAGCCAGATAAACCTGTTATTTAGATTCATACAATACATAGAACGTCAAGTTGTATTATTTGATGCTGTTGAAGATGCTGCCTTTCCTACGGTAAATAATATGGAAGGGATTGGAACCTTAAGAAATCTTAAAGAAACAGCCTCTTCTGAAAATAAATTAGAAGAATTAAAAAGTTATTTAGAAGAATTTAAAGTGCGTATTGTTTTAACCGCACACCCAACACAATTTTACCCAGGAACTGTACTTGGTATCATTACCGATTTAACAGCAGCTATTAAAAATAATGACCTTTCTGGAATTAATGATTTGTTTGCTCAATTAGGAAAAACACCTTTCTTTAAGCATGAAAAACCAACGCCTTATGATGAAGCTAAAAGCTTAATTTGGTATTTAGAAAATGTTTTTTATCAGTCCTTCGGAGAAATTTACAATTACATCCAACAAAATATTTACGACGACAGTAAAAAACACAACGAAATAATTAATATTGGTTTTTGGCCAGGAGGCGATCGTGATGGAAATCCTTTTGTAAAACCAGATACGACAATAAAAGTTGCCAATAAGCTAAAACAAGCTATATTAAAAAAATACTATTCAGATCTTAAAAATTTAAGACGAAAACTAACTTTTAGAGGTGTTGAAGAGCGTATTATTCGCTTGGAAACTATCATGTATAACTACAGTGTAAATTTAAATACTCCTGAAACCATTACAGCCAAAGAGCTTCTTACAGAGTTATTGAGTATTAGAAACCTTATTGTAGAAAAACATCAATCTTTATATGTTAGTGAAATAAATAACTTAATTAATAGAATTCATCTTTTCGGATTTAATTTTGCAACCTTAGATATTCGTCAAGATAGCAGAATTCATCATTCTGTTTTTACAACAGTAATCGATCAATTAATTGAGAAAGGCGCTAAATCTTTCCCTAAAAATTATCACGATCTTTCTGAAGACGAACAAATTAAAATTTTATCTGAGGTTTCAGATGAAACCATTGATATTGATGCTTTTGAAGATGAAATGGTTTTCAATACCTTAAAAACTATTGAAGCCATCAAAGCCATACAGAAAACCAATGGCGAGCGAGGTGCTAATAGATACATTATAAGTAACAACCAAACGGCATTAAATGTTATGCAGTTATTTGCAATGCTTAAAATGGTTGCATTTAAAGAGAACTTAACTGTAGATGTTGCACCGCTATTTGAAACCATTACCGATTTGGAAAATGCCCCAATGGTTATGGAGCAATTATACACAAACCCAGCTTACAAAGCCCATTTAAAAAGTCGTGGAAACAAACAAACTATTATGCTTGGCTTCTCAGATGGGACAAAAGACGGTGGTTATTTAATGGCAAACTGGGGTATTTATAAAGCTAAAGAGTTGCTTACCGAAATGTCTAGAAAATATGACATTACAGCTATATTCTTTGATGGTCGTGGAGGTCCTCCAGCTAGAGGTGGCGGAAAAACACACCAGTTTTACTCTTCTTTAGGACCTACTATTGAAGACAAAGAAGTACAACTTACTATTCAAGGACAAACGATTAGCTCTAATTTCGGAACTTTAGATTCTTCGCAATACAACTTAGAACAATTAATAAGTTCTGGTATGTTTAACCGTATTGGTAAAGACAAGCATTTAATGACTAAAGAAGACAAAGTTGTTATGAATGACTTGGCTGAAACAAGTTATGAAGCATACAAAAACTTTAAAAGTCATGACATGTTTATTCCTTATTTAGAAAGGATGAGTACTTTAAAGTATTATGCAAAAACTAATATTGGTAGTAGACCATCAAAACGAGGTAGTTCAGATAAGTTAATATTTTCAGATTTAAGAGCCATACCGTTTGTAGGTTCTTGGAGTCAGTTAAAACAAAATGTTCCTGGATTTTTCGGTGTTGGTACAGCACTAAAAAAATATGAAGATAAAGGCGAATTTTATAAAGTAGAACAACTTTACAAAAACTCTAAATTCTTTAAAACGCTTTTAGAAAACAGTATGATGTCTTTAACCAAATCATTTTTCGATTTAACAAAATACATGTCTGAAGATGAAGAATTTGGTGATTTCTGGAATATTATTTACGCAGAATACAATACTACAAAATCACTTTTACTAAAACTTACAGGATATAAAGAACTCATGGAAAATGAGCCTTCTGGAAAAGCCTCTATTGAAGTAAGAGAGTCTATTGTTTTACCATTACTTACGATACAACAATATGCACTTAAAAAAATTCAAGAGCTAATAAAATCGGGAGTAAAAGACGAAGAACAATTAAAAATATATGAAAAAATTGTAACACGTTCTTTATTTGGAAATATTAATGCTAGTAGAAATTCTGCTTAA
- the amt gene encoding ammonium transporter: MELLTTNNVWMMICTALVFFMHLGFAFLEIGLTRQKNTINILFKNIFIITIGLLLYCLIGFNLMYPGFAEGSSGIFGFAGFGLDSPLTAEGALDLTYNEGYTYWTDFLFQGMFAATAATIVSGAVAERMKIVPFMIFAIVYVGFVYPIAGSWKWGGGFLQMLDTPFYDFAGSTLVHSVGGWAAIVAVWLLGSRIGKFKSGKPQAIPGHNIPLATAGVLILWLGWFGFNGGSVLSADPTLTSLTLVTTCLAAAAGGVVCMLVSTAMYKNLDLTMFLNGILGGLVGITAGADQMSPTDAILIGSIAGALIVFAVSFVDKLKLDDPVGAIAVHLICGIWGTLAVGIFGNLAGMDQFISQLIGVGSYAVFCTITAFIIIFTLKKTMGIRVSEKEELEGLDAHEHGMDAYPDFRLNEH, from the coding sequence TATTTAAAAACATTTTTATTATTACAATAGGTCTATTGCTATACTGCTTAATAGGTTTTAATTTAATGTATCCTGGTTTTGCTGAAGGTTCTTCAGGGATTTTTGGTTTTGCAGGTTTTGGATTAGATTCACCATTAACAGCAGAAGGAGCTTTAGATTTAACATATAATGAAGGCTATACGTATTGGACAGATTTCTTATTTCAAGGTATGTTTGCTGCAACAGCGGCAACTATAGTTTCTGGAGCTGTTGCTGAGCGTATGAAAATTGTACCATTTATGATTTTTGCTATTGTATATGTTGGGTTTGTTTACCCAATTGCAGGATCTTGGAAATGGGGTGGCGGATTTTTACAAATGTTAGATACGCCTTTTTATGATTTTGCAGGTTCAACATTAGTACATTCAGTAGGTGGATGGGCAGCTATAGTAGCGGTTTGGTTACTAGGATCTCGTATAGGTAAGTTTAAAAGTGGAAAACCACAAGCTATTCCAGGTCATAATATACCATTAGCAACTGCTGGAGTTTTAATTCTTTGGTTAGGATGGTTTGGATTTAATGGTGGTTCAGTGCTTTCTGCAGATCCAACATTAACATCATTAACTTTAGTTACAACATGTTTAGCTGCTGCGGCTGGAGGGGTTGTTTGTATGCTTGTTTCTACGGCTATGTATAAAAATTTAGATTTAACAATGTTCTTAAATGGAATACTTGGAGGTTTAGTTGGTATTACTGCAGGTGCAGACCAAATGAGTCCTACCGATGCTATTTTAATAGGGTCTATAGCTGGTGCATTAATAGTATTTGCAGTAAGCTTTGTAGATAAATTAAAATTAGATGATCCTGTTGGAGCTATTGCAGTTCACCTTATTTGTGGTATTTGGGGAACGTTGGCTGTTGGTATATTTGGAAATTTAGCAGGAATGGATCAATTTATTAGTCAATTAATAGGAGTAGGTTCTTATGCAGTATTTTGTACTATAACAGCGTTTATTATAATTTTTACGCTTAAGAAAACAATGGGAATAAGAGTCTCAGAAAAAGAAGAATTAGAAGGATTAGATGCTCATGAGCATGGTATGGATGCATATCCAGACTTTAGATTAAATGAACATTAA
- a CDS encoding P-II family nitrogen regulator: MKKIEAIIRKSKFSSVKEALHEVGVNFFSYWDVTGIGNEKEGHVYRGVSYSTSDIQRRYLSIVVNDDFADATVKAIITSAGTGNVGDGKIFVSNIKEGYRIRTGEKGNDTLN; this comes from the coding sequence ATGAAAAAAATTGAAGCTATTATAAGAAAGTCGAAATTTAGTTCGGTAAAAGAAGCATTGCATGAAGTAGGTGTGAATTTTTTTTCCTATTGGGATGTTACTGGAATAGGAAATGAAAAAGAAGGACATGTCTACAGAGGTGTCTCATATAGTACTAGTGATATTCAACGTAGGTACCTCTCTATTGTTGTTAATGATGATTTTGCGGATGCAACTGTTAAAGCAATTATTACTTCTGCTGGAACAGGTAATGTAGGTGATGGTAAAATATTTGTTTCAAATATAAAGGAAGGCTACAGAATTAGAACTGGTGAAAAAGGTAATGACACTTTGAATTAG